GGGCCCTGTTCGGAAGTTCGGCTTCGATGGCCCTGCTCTATCTGATTCTCGTCTTCGCAATCACCCGCAACGAACGCTTCGAAGTTCAGACCGACAGCCCGTCCGCCATTCCCCTGCTCCGCCGCTACTGGCCGGGATGGGTCGTGCTGGTGGCGATGATGATCGGCATGGCCTTTACCTGTTCTTCGGTCTTTATCGCCCGCTACGCAACGTCCCTCGGACTTCGCGGCGTCGGGACGTATTTCACCGCGTATGCGATCTCCGCGTTCATCGTGCGAATTGCCACACGGCACACGAGCAAGATCTACGGTCGCCATCGCATGATTGTCGCCGGGATGATCGGACACGCCATCGGCTATACGGGGCTCTGTTACGTCACCGCGGAATGGCATTTCGCCCTGCCGGCGATCTGCAGCGGCTTCGCCCATGCGTTGCTGTTCCCGTGTGTGGTCTCGCTGGGAACCGAACCATTCCCGAAGCAGTTCCGCGGCACGGGGACCACCCTGGTTCTCTGCTTTATCGATCTGGGGGGCGTGCTCACGGCTCCGTTATTGGGAGCGATCATCGACCACGTCGGCTTCCAGGCGATGTTCATGACCACAGCCGTGGCGGCTCTGGTGTCGACCGTTCATTACGCCATTGTCTCGGCTCGGGTCGTCGACCCGGAAATGCTCGGCGAACACCACGGCTTCGAGAACGAAGAAAGCACGCCACTCCCGGAACCGGAACGGCCAGCAGTGCCCCAACCGGAACCATGCAAAACCGGATGTGCCTGACCGCTACTCCGTAGTGGCGGCATTCTGCCAATAGTGCCGGGCACGATTAATACCCAAATTACGGCTGCAATTCCCGAGGATCGACAACATGTTCCTTCGCCCCCTTCAGGGGGAGAAGGTGCCCGAAGGGCGGATGAGGGGGCGATCAACCAGCGACGTTCTCACTCATTCGGGAAGTATCGGCCTACGATACATGCCGCGCGCATTTCCCCTTCACCCCAACCCTCTCCCCAGGGGGGGGCGAGGGAACTTGATGGGATGCCGGTTTTGTTGGAAGACAACTGATGTGCCGAACCGTATTGGCAGGATACGGCCGCTACGAGGGGCAGAAATGCAGGCTGGGAAGCGACAGGCGTTACTTGATTCCGCCCAGGATCTGATCCATTTCCTGGGACTGTTCTTCGATCATCTGCCAGATCTGGTCGCGGTCTTTGGCCCCTTTGATGACGGCGTCGGCCTGTTTGGCGCGGACTTGTTCGAGGTTGCTGTCGACTTTCACGACCGTGGGGCTGTAGCCGGCTCCGCCCCAGATGTTCGCTGACCACCAGCCCGGATCGACGTTGTAGTTGTAGACAACCGACTTGTTACGGGCGTCGACTTCCACGGCCTGTCCGGTGAGTGATCGGGCGAGGGCCCGGAACTCGTTGGCGACTTTGCCTCCAATGTCGACCAGTTCCTGCGGAACGTTCCGGGTCGAGAGCTGGTCGATCTTGCGGGCATACGCCTGATGCCAGGCGATCGTTTTCTGATAGCTGTCGATCCGCTCGCTGGCGCGGCGGAGATCGCCGATCATGTCATTGACGGCTCGTACATACCGGCGGGCGGCACGGGCTTCGTCGGAAACCGTTTCCTCAGCGGGCTCTTCGGTCGGCTCCTGAGGAGCAGCAGCATACTGTTCCTGCGGCACGCGTGGCGGAACGATGACCGACAGAATTCGCATTACGCTTTCGTCCGTCAGTTCGCAGTTGAGTGCAACCGATTGCCCATGCGTTGAAATCTTCGCATGACGAAATTCTTCAATATGAGCACCCGCGTCTTCGACAGCCGTGAGGAACAGCGTCTTGGCGATGGCGGACAAAGGCCCGACGTCGTCGCCGAAATCGATCATCACTTCGCACTGCGAGGTTTCGCCGATATCGATCTTCATCGTGACGCCCCGCAGGGTGGAGAGCAGCGGAGTCAGACGAGGAATCAGGCCGTGCTGGGAGGCGAAACGCTTATCCTGCTTCAGGTACGACTCGACAAACTGCACATCGAACATGTCTTTCAGATCGATGCTCATCACGATGTCGTCATTGGCCCCGGCTGCTGAGAGAAGATAGGGACTGATCGTCGGATGATCGCCGTTCAGAGTCCGCAACCAGGCGACGGCTTCCTGTCGATGCGACGGGCGATACCCGGCCAGATGCTTGTCGGCCAGCTCCACGAGGAAGGCTCCGCTGCTGGTCTGCACGGCCGGCCAGTCGGCCAGTTTGGTCACCGAAAGGTTGCTTTCGTCGGCAATGGATTGCAGTGATTTCCCCGAAGGAACGTCGATCACTGCAGCCGCCCAGACCTCTTCCGGCACGCCGGGACGAGTGAGCGAACCCATCACGAAGGTATCGACCCACGGCGGCAAACCGACATGACCATCGAGGAAACGCTGCTCCTGCGACTCCGACCAGCCTTCCCGCTTACCACGACTCGAATCGAGAATCTTCTGCAGATGGACAACAGAAACGGTGTTGGCCTCGGCCGGCAGCATTCGGGCAAAACCAGCCGCCTTTTTATCCGCCTTTGCAGACACTGACGACGAGAGACAGAGAGCGACAATCGCAAGACAGACACGAAACATAAGAGGAGCCTTCTTCTGAATGGAGCAGCATCTGAACGGTTAGGAACCAGTATGCTGCGACAGCAACGTCAAATCAACGATGCGGTGTGAAGACGGCGTGAAGGTTGGTGCGGAGCGTGTCGCCATGACGGAGCGTGACTCGTCCCTTGCCAGAGATCGACAACTTGCGAAGCGCGGCCCACGCATTTCCCCCTCACCCTAATCCTCTCCCGCTGGGGACGAGGGAACGTGATGGAGTCATGCGTCAACACAGTCAACTCGAGTGAAACGCACGGCCCGGCCGGTTGCTCCCTTCCATTAGGGAGCGACGGCGTCTTCGGAGAGGAAGTCTGATTCGGGTTCCATTTGCATCTGGACCATTTGCCGGTAGCGTCCGTCGGCGGCCATGAGTTCGTGGTGGGTGCCGGTTTCGATAATGCGGCCTCCCTGCATGACGAGAATCCGGTCGGCATGGACGATGGTGCTGAGGCGGTGGGCGATCACGAAACAGGTGCGATCCTGCATCAGGGAGACGAGGCTCGCCTGGATCAGGCGTTCGCTTTGTGTATCGAGATTACTGGTCGCTTCGTCGAGAATGAGAATCCGCGGATCGGCCACCACGGCTCGCGCGATGGCGAGGCGCTGGCGTTGACCTCCGCTCAGTTTGACACCCCGTTCGCCGATCACGGTGTCGTATCCTTTGGGGAGCCCTTCAATGAACTCGGCGGCATTGGCGACCTGAGCAGCCGCCCGAATTTCTTCGAGCGTCGCATCGCGGCGGCCGTAGCCGATGTTTGCCGCGACCGAACCATCGAACAGGAAGACATCCTGTTCCACGATGCCAATCAGACGGCGGTAGCTCTCGACCTCGATCGATTTCAAATCGATACCATCGAGCCGAATCGTGCCGGAGGTCGGATCATAAAAGCGAGCGACGAGATTGCAGAATGTCGTCTTGCCGGCTCCACTCGGGCCCACCAGCGCTACGGTTTCCCCGGGCTGGACATCGATCGAACAGTCGATGAGTGCGGGATGATCCGCCCCCGGGTAGCCGAAGCTGACGTTCTCGAACGTAATACGGCCGGCACACTCGGCGACATCAGTCCCCTCATCGGTTTTGTGCTCACTCATTTCCTGAGGCTCGGCGAGCAGATCGAGTACACGATCGAGACCCGACAGGCTGTTCTGAAAGGCAGCGGCACTCTCCGCGAGCACCGCCAGTGGGTCGAGCAGCATCAAGAGATAGACAAGGAACATCATCAAATCGCCAAGCGTCAACGTTCCCTGCAGCACCTGATAGCCGCCGTAGATCAGCAGACTGGCCGAAGACAACGGGATGATGGTCTGCCAGACGATTTCAATCCACCGCGACCACCACCAGGCATACAGTTCCTGACGCCCCATCAGGTGATTGCCCCGCATAATCCGGTTCGTCTCGGCTCGCTGCTGGCTGAATCCCCGTACGATGCGAATGCCGCCAAACGATTCGGTCGCCAGTGCATCGACTTCTTCCCGCTGAGCCCGGATCTTGCGGAACTGCGGACGGATGCGGTTGATCCACGTGCGATGGGAGAAGAAGACAACCGGAATCAGAACCGTGCCGCCGACAAGCAGCCGCCAGTCGACCCAGGTGAGGACCGCCAGACTTCCGAGTAACTGAATGACGGCTCGCCACGGGTTGTAGAGCATGCCGAAGACAAGATCGCCGACGCTGCCGGCATCCTGGCGGAGAATGCTGGCTGCTCCCCCAGAGCGCAGTTCGTGAATGCGATGCAATGGCAGGCGAATGGCGTGTTCGTAAACCTGCTTGCGAACCGACATCTGCAGCAGTTTGGTGACGCGGGTCGCTTCCCAGCGGCTGACCACATGCAGGATCATCTTCATGATGGAGATGCCAAGCACGGTGAGTGTGATCGCCAGCAGCAACGGCCAGGGATCTCGCGGCACCCAGCCGGGAACCGAATCCGGCACCGGTTTGTCGCCGAGAACATAGTCGACAACAAATTTCACTCCGACTGGCGGTAACAGGGCGAACAATGTCGCCACCGAGAGTGTCGCCAGTGAGAACGTCACAGCCGACCGATGCCCTTTCAGCAGACGGAAGAACTCCAGCACCAGGCGTCCAGCCGATCGTTCCCGGCGGCCTCCCGACTTTTTGCGGTTCGGTTCCGGGTGAAGGAGATCGTGGCGATAGGTCTCGAATTTCTGGCGGCTGCTCGGCTGATGCTGCATGAAAACGTGAGGCGGGCCTGTTGGAAGATGTCGGGAGGTTGGAGTCAGACGGCGCATTATACGCGGCGGCTGCCTTCGAAACGAGGGGCCTCCCTTCTCAGCCCGGCGGGCCGGCTTCTACAATAATCGGATCTTTTCACATCCATTCGAGGACATCGCACGTGAAAGCACTTGTCAAAAAGCATCGGGAAGAGGGACTCTGGCTTGAGGATGTCCCCGAGCCGAAGATCGGCATCAACGATGTCCTGATTCGCGTCGACCGCACGGGCATTTGCGGCACCGACGTGCATATCTACAACTGGGACGAGT
This region of Rubinisphaera margarita genomic DNA includes:
- a CDS encoding MFS transporter; the protein is MNFPISRLFSSQEETTDETGTKTETAPSQPERDSGIYNGVFWGAYVANLILVSANALTFRFADLINMLGGTEQIAGTIVSVGTIGALFGRLFLGQLIDRYGVRPLWLACSMLYLAGIGLMIGVPSLGVTMYLGRAFFAFGLGGMFACSMTHIQNQVPPHRRTEMIATLGSSGFLGMIIGSQLSDVILAFTPDTMVRHWALFGSSASMALLYLILVFAITRNERFEVQTDSPSAIPLLRRYWPGWVVLVAMMIGMAFTCSSVFIARYATSLGLRGVGTYFTAYAISAFIVRIATRHTSKIYGRHRMIVAGMIGHAIGYTGLCYVTAEWHFALPAICSGFAHALLFPCVVSLGTEPFPKQFRGTGTTLVLCFIDLGGVLTAPLLGAIIDHVGFQAMFMTTAVAALVSTVHYAIVSARVVDPEMLGEHHGFENEESTPLPEPERPAVPQPEPCKTGCA
- a CDS encoding ABC transporter ATP-binding protein, translating into MQHQPSSRQKFETYRHDLLHPEPNRKKSGGRRERSAGRLVLEFFRLLKGHRSAVTFSLATLSVATLFALLPPVGVKFVVDYVLGDKPVPDSVPGWVPRDPWPLLLAITLTVLGISIMKMILHVVSRWEATRVTKLLQMSVRKQVYEHAIRLPLHRIHELRSGGAASILRQDAGSVGDLVFGMLYNPWRAVIQLLGSLAVLTWVDWRLLVGGTVLIPVVFFSHRTWINRIRPQFRKIRAQREEVDALATESFGGIRIVRGFSQQRAETNRIMRGNHLMGRQELYAWWWSRWIEIVWQTIIPLSSASLLIYGGYQVLQGTLTLGDLMMFLVYLLMLLDPLAVLAESAAAFQNSLSGLDRVLDLLAEPQEMSEHKTDEGTDVAECAGRITFENVSFGYPGADHPALIDCSIDVQPGETVALVGPSGAGKTTFCNLVARFYDPTSGTIRLDGIDLKSIEVESYRRLIGIVEQDVFLFDGSVAANIGYGRRDATLEEIRAAAQVANAAEFIEGLPKGYDTVIGERGVKLSGGQRQRLAIARAVVADPRILILDEATSNLDTQSERLIQASLVSLMQDRTCFVIAHRLSTIVHADRILVMQGGRIIETGTHHELMAADGRYRQMVQMQMEPESDFLSEDAVAP